In Blastocatellia bacterium, the following proteins share a genomic window:
- a CDS encoding radical SAM protein produces MNSLTNRIRIARDYLGRRALCDGMPIEFSIELTSRCNLKCIMCPRDDNAERGLGNMKMETFQRIIDQASQYLEFTYLHLAGEPLMHPQFGEFIEYAASKGIQTGISTNGTILDRRRAEILINSKLADLIISIDGEDRETYRRIRGADSFRKVVENAETFLQMKRAAGRGPYTVMQMIVMNENAHQAKQFYRHWKQLGADAVRLKRFFNFAGNVEDRSVNQPKLVQLTNGNGNGTGQSASSTGQGNGTGQSASSAGNGNGTGVKKKIVLQAESGRRQPCFLLWRQMAFYYDGTAVSCCHDFLHESVLGNIHQQTLEEIWNSPVMVDMRRKHLEGRQHEIPLCAGCNQPTVSVPEVLGATLLNASVTKKALIAVERMARLAGIQTPY; encoded by the coding sequence ATGAATTCGCTGACAAATCGCATCCGAATCGCCAGAGATTACTTGGGTCGCCGGGCGCTCTGTGACGGGATGCCGATTGAGTTTTCAATCGAACTGACCAGTCGCTGCAATCTCAAGTGCATTATGTGCCCGCGCGACGACAATGCTGAGCGTGGGCTGGGCAACATGAAGATGGAAACATTCCAACGCATCATTGACCAAGCCAGCCAGTATCTAGAATTCACCTATCTGCACCTGGCAGGTGAGCCGTTGATGCATCCACAGTTTGGCGAATTCATCGAATATGCTGCCTCCAAGGGGATTCAAACCGGCATTTCAACCAATGGCACCATCCTGGATCGGCGCCGGGCCGAGATACTGATCAACTCCAAATTGGCCGACCTGATCATTTCAATTGATGGCGAAGACCGCGAGACCTACCGGCGTATTCGTGGCGCCGATAGCTTTCGCAAAGTCGTGGAAAACGCAGAGACATTTCTGCAAATGAAACGCGCGGCAGGGCGAGGGCCGTACACGGTCATGCAAATGATCGTGATGAACGAGAACGCGCATCAAGCCAAGCAGTTTTACCGTCACTGGAAACAGCTAGGAGCTGATGCCGTTCGCTTGAAGCGATTCTTCAACTTTGCCGGAAATGTCGAAGACCGCAGCGTCAATCAACCGAAACTGGTTCAACTGACCAATGGCAACGGCAATGGGACAGGTCAGAGCGCAAGCAGCACCGGCCAGGGCAATGGGACAGGTCAGAGCGCAAGCAGCGCCGGCAACGGCAATGGAACTGGTGTGAAGAAAAAAATTGTGCTTCAGGCGGAGAGCGGGCGCCGTCAACCCTGTTTCTTGCTGTGGCGGCAGATGGCATTCTACTACGATGGCACGGCCGTTTCGTGCTGTCACGATTTCCTGCACGAATCGGTTCTGGGCAATATCCATCAGCAAACGTTGGAAGAGATTTGGAACAGCCCGGTGATGGTGGATATGCGGCGCAAACATCTGGAAGGTCGCCAGCATGAGATCCCGTTGTGCGCAGGTTGCAATCAACCGACGGTGAGCGTGCCCGAAGTGCTGGGCGCAACGCTGCTGAATGCCTCAGTCACCAAGAAGGCGCTCATTGCGGTGGAGCGCATGGCCCGGCTGGCCGGCATTCAAACGCCATACTAG
- a CDS encoding pilus assembly protein TadG-related protein, whose protein sequence is MKSAQPTRRQRGTMLALIAAGAIAIMGSAALAVDIGYFFTVRNQMQNAIDAAALAAAQGLINDPGNYTESGMAKRWAIETAAKNMAAGQPVILSPSDITFPTPNTAKIRYEKTVDTFLGRAIGINEVDLKVAAKAVPSTGVSGAVAGSGVRPWAILDQFGHGALCVPVNDCESPKPHGEFKNYPHTWNGVTVQSDHYKSPYDPEFDRWDLSAESDCGQVTGLLNPRDVTGQRVTLKSFKSCNGSNPWLTPGNFGPIALGSTGASTYQTNIVQGYRGLVRIGDILPTETGDMVGPTQKGVRDLVAQDPNAYMTRNAAGRWVVLSPLRPGIVNESPRIVPIPLYGVYHTPGNGRTTFKVVSIASFFVEGSNGKEVWGRFVQIRAKNADHHATPSIGGVSTTSGSGRMVNTTLLVETP, encoded by the coding sequence ATGAAATCAGCTCAACCGACACGAAGACAACGAGGGACGATGCTCGCGCTGATTGCCGCCGGCGCAATCGCCATTATGGGCTCTGCCGCGCTGGCCGTGGACATTGGCTATTTCTTCACAGTGCGCAATCAGATGCAGAATGCGATTGATGCAGCAGCATTGGCGGCGGCGCAAGGGTTGATCAACGATCCAGGCAATTACACTGAGAGTGGTATGGCCAAGCGGTGGGCCATCGAGACGGCCGCCAAGAACATGGCTGCCGGGCAGCCTGTCATATTATCACCTTCGGATATTACATTTCCCACGCCGAACACTGCGAAGATCAGGTATGAAAAGACAGTGGACACGTTCTTGGGGCGAGCCATCGGGATCAACGAAGTGGACCTGAAAGTGGCTGCCAAGGCGGTGCCCAGCACTGGCGTTAGCGGGGCTGTGGCCGGTAGCGGCGTGCGCCCGTGGGCGATCTTGGATCAATTTGGTCATGGCGCGCTGTGTGTGCCGGTCAATGATTGCGAATCGCCCAAACCGCACGGTGAGTTCAAAAACTATCCGCACACATGGAACGGTGTGACGGTTCAGTCTGATCATTACAAATCGCCCTATGATCCGGAGTTTGATCGCTGGGACCTGAGCGCCGAGAGCGATTGCGGCCAGGTCACCGGATTGCTCAATCCTCGCGATGTGACCGGCCAGCGGGTGACGTTGAAATCGTTTAAGTCGTGCAACGGCTCGAACCCCTGGCTGACGCCCGGCAACTTCGGTCCGATTGCGCTTGGGTCCACCGGCGCGTCAACCTATCAAACAAACATTGTGCAAGGATACCGCGGCCTGGTGCGCATCGGCGATATTCTGCCGACAGAGACCGGCGATATGGTTGGGCCGACGCAAAAGGGTGTTAGAGACCTCGTGGCTCAAGACCCCAATGCCTATATGACCAGAAATGCTGCCGGCCGATGGGTGGTGCTCAGCCCGTTGAGGCCCGGCATCGTGAACGAAAGCCCGCGCATCGTCCCGATTCCGTTATACGGCGTCTATCATACGCCGGGCAATGGCCGCACAACGTTCAAGGTCGTCAGCATTGCTTCATTTTTCGTGGAAGGCTCCAACGGCAAGGAAGTCTGGGGACGGTTCGTTCAAATTCGCGCCAAGAACGCTGACCATCATGCCACTCCTTCGATCGGTGGAGTCAGCACAACCAGCGGCAGTGGACGCATGGTCAATACCACGCTGCTGGTAGAAACGCCATAA
- a CDS encoding metallophosphoesterase — protein MDKLRFLQFSDAHLDAALTHLKLGWPPDKREQRIREINRLLADLPRLAQERQVEAVFIPGDLWDDEAASADTAATVIETCAALSPIPVFITPGNHDFYSPLSFYNPDRARLRNLPVWPDNVFIFRSEQFQTIAHPTRPDVSITGRAFHHNAPTEERWLAQHITRAETPISILLFHGSLLTYEGADANLPGKRTAPFSAEELVEQNFSYAALGHYHHYTELVDVDERIRAAYAGCLAGRGPTEIGLHFILVGELDAHGVCGELEKIRLDRRTVYNVVVDVSGATTDTEMRERIGQHLQASGATADDIVYLQLTGRMRNSLRTAGWIEAFQARYFYLGVSDQTRPAYNLETPHPRTSQGAFIRQMQRQLNAAANQAERSQCEHAIYYGLDALLQGEVRPRYED, from the coding sequence ATGGATAAGTTGCGGTTTCTCCAATTTTCCGACGCGCACCTTGATGCTGCGCTGACCCATCTGAAACTCGGTTGGCCGCCCGACAAACGCGAACAACGGATTCGTGAGATTAACAGGCTGCTTGCCGATCTGCCTCGCTTGGCCCAGGAGCGTCAGGTAGAAGCCGTTTTCATTCCCGGTGACCTGTGGGACGACGAAGCTGCCTCAGCCGATACTGCCGCAACAGTGATTGAAACGTGTGCCGCTCTGTCGCCGATTCCTGTGTTCATCACACCCGGCAATCACGACTTCTACTCACCACTATCGTTTTACAATCCCGACAGAGCGCGCCTGCGCAACCTGCCCGTCTGGCCTGACAATGTGTTTATTTTTCGCTCCGAACAATTTCAAACGATCGCTCATCCAACGCGCCCCGACGTCTCGATCACCGGACGCGCCTTTCACCACAATGCGCCTACTGAAGAACGATGGCTGGCGCAGCACATCACGCGAGCGGAAACGCCGATCAGCATTTTGCTATTCCACGGGTCTTTGCTGACCTATGAGGGAGCGGATGCAAATCTGCCCGGCAAGCGCACAGCGCCATTTTCCGCCGAGGAACTCGTGGAACAAAATTTCTCCTACGCTGCGCTCGGTCACTATCACCACTATACCGAGCTGGTGGATGTAGACGAACGCATTCGCGCTGCCTATGCCGGCTGTCTGGCGGGTCGAGGACCAACAGAAATCGGCCTTCATTTCATCTTGGTCGGCGAACTCGATGCTCACGGTGTGTGCGGCGAGCTTGAAAAGATTCGGCTGGACCGACGCACCGTTTACAATGTCGTGGTTGACGTGTCCGGCGCGACGACCGACACCGAGATGAGGGAACGAATCGGCCAGCACCTGCAAGCAAGCGGCGCAACAGCCGACGACATCGTCTACCTGCAACTGACCGGACGCATGCGCAACAGCCTGCGCACCGCCGGTTGGATCGAAGCGTTTCAGGCTCGCTATTTCTACCTCGGCGTGAGCGATCAGACGCGACCTGCTTACAATCTGGAAACACCGCATCCGCGCACGTCGCAAGGCGCCTTCATTCGACAGATGCAACGCCAACTCAACGCGGCCGCCAATCAGGCCGAACGCTCACAATGCGAGCACGCCATTTACTACGGCTTGGACGCCCTGCTGCAAGGAGAAGTCAGACCACGATATGAAGATTGA
- a CDS encoding ABC transporter ATP-binding protein, which produces METILRVHQLTKSFNGTIAVENLSFEVARGEIVGILGANGAGKSTTLQMILGLVRPTSGRIEVFGQELEQHRTEILQRMNFTAVNVNLPMNLRVWQNLWVAGRLYGVNHLSERIDTLLELLEIAHLRDTVSGQLSSGELTRLNLCKALLNDPELLLLDEPTASLDPNIADKVRKLLVQIQRTRRMTMLYTSHNMRDIEEVCDRILFLHNGRLLTQGTPEHVKEQFGSQSLEEVFIRIARSGEILIEGGRSS; this is translated from the coding sequence ATGGAGACGATTCTGCGTGTCCACCAATTGACCAAATCATTCAACGGCACGATTGCGGTAGAGAACTTGAGCTTCGAGGTGGCGCGTGGCGAGATCGTCGGTATACTGGGCGCTAACGGAGCGGGCAAATCCACCACGCTTCAGATGATCCTTGGCTTGGTTCGTCCCACGTCAGGACGCATCGAGGTGTTCGGGCAGGAGCTGGAGCAGCATCGCACCGAGATTTTGCAGCGCATGAACTTCACAGCCGTCAACGTCAACCTGCCGATGAACCTGCGCGTGTGGCAGAACCTCTGGGTCGCCGGTCGGCTCTATGGCGTTAATCATCTCAGTGAACGGATTGACACGCTGCTGGAGCTACTGGAGATTGCCCATCTGCGCGATACTGTGAGCGGCCAACTCTCCAGCGGTGAGCTGACGCGGCTAAACCTGTGCAAGGCGCTGTTGAATGATCCGGAACTGCTGTTGCTGGATGAACCGACGGCCAGCCTCGACCCCAACATTGCCGACAAGGTTCGCAAGCTGCTAGTGCAGATTCAGCGCACACGCCGGATGACGATGCTCTATACCTCGCACAATATGCGCGACATCGAAGAAGTGTGTGATCGGATTCTGTTCCTGCACAACGGGCGGCTGCTGACGCAAGGGACACCAGAGCACGTCAAGGAGCAATTCGGCAGTCAGAGCCTCGAGGAAGTCTTCATCCGCATCGCGCGCAGCGGCGAAATTCTGATTGAGGGAGGTCGCTCATCATGA
- a CDS encoding alkaline phosphatase family protein produces the protein MKQKVIVIGLDGGTLRLLKPWMDQGLLPHLKQIEQAGFSASLQSTIPPVTIPAWPCFMTGKNPGKHGVHFFFRPKLGSYEEIPINSTSLDASTLWELLSRDGYRVAVLNVPGTYPPQKVNGVLISDLRLSAEHAPMTYPANLLEEIEQRFGPYRLAIQTPAALLANQSRVNIDYFLRECREILDYKCHVAAWLMDRYAFDFVMLHLLETDRLQHWLWNLLDPTHPKHDPAMARRYYDPILTFYRTLDDHIGTLRHKAGPTATILVMSDHGFGPGHRAVDLATWLLQEGYLTIKNTPVSQLKYRLWQRGWTPGTLARFLLTHVTNTRLTHPAITRISTWALARGRPRAVNRLRQTISPIFLSSRDIDWTRTKAFCLRGPGQIRINLKDREPHGIVQRGAEYEALTQEIAEKLSQLRDPETDQPINGQVYIKERVYRGPHLDELPDITFVPLESGYSAVNLVDFKSNKIVLEDILATGIHRSDGLLIASGPAIRPGATLAHANLVDLAPTILYLMGCEIPADMDGAVLTDMFTESFLRANAIRLGREVSQPIVQPHEVSAYDEEKVLERLRGWGYID, from the coding sequence ATGAAACAAAAAGTGATTGTCATCGGCTTAGACGGCGGCACGCTGCGACTGCTCAAACCGTGGATGGATCAAGGACTGCTGCCTCATCTGAAACAGATCGAACAGGCCGGCTTCAGCGCTTCCCTGCAGTCCACCATTCCGCCGGTCACCATTCCAGCCTGGCCGTGTTTTATGACGGGCAAGAATCCGGGCAAACACGGCGTGCATTTCTTCTTCCGTCCCAAGCTGGGCAGCTATGAAGAGATACCGATTAACTCGACCTCGCTGGATGCCAGCACGCTCTGGGAGCTGCTCAGTCGTGACGGGTATCGCGTGGCTGTGCTAAACGTGCCGGGCACCTATCCGCCACAAAAGGTCAACGGCGTGCTCATCAGCGATCTGAGGCTCAGCGCCGAGCATGCCCCCATGACCTATCCGGCCAACCTGCTGGAGGAAATCGAGCAACGCTTCGGCCCATACCGGTTGGCCATCCAGACGCCGGCAGCGTTGCTGGCCAACCAATCGCGCGTCAACATTGATTACTTCTTGCGCGAGTGCCGCGAGATTCTCGACTACAAATGTCACGTCGCCGCCTGGTTGATGGATCGCTATGCGTTCGATTTCGTCATGCTGCATCTGTTGGAAACGGATCGGCTTCAGCATTGGCTATGGAACTTGCTCGATCCCACTCATCCCAAACATGACCCGGCGATGGCGCGGCGATACTACGACCCGATACTGACGTTTTATCGCACCCTGGATGACCATATCGGCACGCTCAGGCACAAAGCAGGGCCGACAGCGACAATCCTGGTGATGTCTGATCATGGATTCGGCCCTGGCCATCGCGCCGTTGATCTGGCCACCTGGTTATTACAGGAAGGATACCTGACAATCAAAAACACGCCGGTCTCGCAGTTGAAATATCGCCTGTGGCAACGGGGATGGACGCCGGGCACGCTGGCGCGATTTCTCCTCACACATGTGACGAATACCCGTCTCACTCACCCTGCCATCACGCGCATCTCCACGTGGGCACTGGCACGAGGCCGCCCACGCGCGGTCAACCGACTGCGACAAACGATCAGTCCGATTTTTCTCTCCAGCCGCGACATTGATTGGACGCGCACGAAAGCATTCTGCCTGCGCGGGCCTGGCCAAATCAGGATCAACCTGAAAGACCGCGAACCGCACGGCATCGTCCAACGTGGCGCTGAGTATGAAGCGTTGACGCAAGAGATCGCAGAGAAGCTGAGCCAGTTGCGTGACCCTGAAACCGATCAACCCATCAACGGACAAGTCTACATCAAAGAGCGCGTCTATCGCGGTCCGCATCTGGACGAGCTACCCGACATCACGTTTGTGCCGCTGGAAAGCGGTTACTCAGCCGTCAACCTGGTTGATTTCAAATCGAACAAGATCGTACTTGAGGACATTTTGGCCACCGGTATACATCGTTCGGATGGTTTGCTGATAGCCAGTGGTCCGGCCATTCGACCAGGCGCAACGCTTGCCCACGCGAACCTGGTGGACCTAGCGCCAACGATCCTCTACCTGATGGGATGCGAAATTCCCGCTGACATGGACGGCGCGGTTCTGACCGACATGTTCACCGAATCATTTCTCCGAGCGAACGCTATCCGCCTTGGCCGGGAAGTTTCACAGCCAATCGTTCAACCACACGAGGTCTCAGCCTACGACGAAGAAAAAGTTCTCGAACGACTGCGCGGCTGGGGCTATATTGATTGA
- a CDS encoding VWA domain-containing protein, producing MMGNEIAFARMVSHHHWWWRWFMSLTADPSANGNGPSRKRGQVLVAVAIALPALIGMVGFAVDLGRLYVERARLQAAADAAALAGAMWLLEDPELNRGLVKQAAGEYLNRNMPAAVLTSVTATTGIRGVRICAETSVGMSFMSVLGLEDRTVGACASAGFDHVEIALVLDNTSSMNGAPIQSVKQATNQLVNLMLPDGARDRVNPPVKVALVPFRGKVRIAGQDGLPDGCRCRDGRLNQGAPQETCLNPLTPVLPLSYDKQTIIAHVNRMTAPGGQANSGTLIMEGIKWGREVLTPEWPFEQGGRPDQYRKVMILLSDGMNTWYSPHDAFQAPPLNNRSCNNQSCRDAETRREADLAKAQGIEIFVIRYGNAAPPHAVELLRYVASSAPGTDDHYYSAPGPAEIPQVMRRIGRRLAFRLLS from the coding sequence ATGATGGGAAATGAAATTGCATTCGCTCGAATGGTGTCTCATCATCATTGGTGGTGGCGATGGTTCATGTCGCTGACGGCTGATCCATCAGCCAACGGAAATGGGCCGTCGCGCAAACGCGGACAAGTATTGGTGGCTGTGGCCATCGCCTTGCCTGCGCTGATCGGGATGGTTGGGTTTGCTGTTGATCTGGGACGCCTCTATGTAGAGCGCGCGCGGCTGCAAGCAGCAGCCGACGCGGCTGCGCTGGCCGGCGCCATGTGGTTGTTGGAAGACCCGGAACTCAATAGAGGCTTGGTCAAGCAAGCTGCCGGTGAGTACCTGAATCGGAACATGCCCGCCGCGGTATTGACGAGCGTAACAGCCACCACCGGCATACGCGGTGTGCGCATCTGTGCGGAAACAAGCGTCGGTATGAGCTTCATGAGTGTGCTAGGCTTGGAGGATCGAACGGTCGGCGCCTGTGCCAGCGCCGGATTCGACCATGTTGAGATCGCATTGGTGCTTGACAATACCAGCAGCATGAACGGCGCGCCGATACAGAGCGTCAAGCAGGCGACCAATCAGTTAGTCAACCTGATGTTGCCCGATGGGGCTCGCGACCGCGTCAATCCGCCGGTCAAAGTCGCGCTCGTGCCGTTTCGTGGAAAGGTGCGTATCGCCGGTCAGGACGGTTTGCCCGATGGATGTCGGTGCCGCGATGGACGATTGAATCAAGGCGCGCCTCAAGAAACGTGCCTAAACCCGCTGACGCCTGTGCTGCCGCTCAGTTATGACAAACAGACGATCATCGCCCATGTCAACCGAATGACGGCGCCGGGCGGACAAGCGAACTCTGGGACGCTGATCATGGAAGGGATCAAATGGGGCCGCGAAGTGCTCACACCCGAATGGCCGTTTGAGCAAGGCGGGCGCCCCGATCAATATCGTAAGGTCATGATCCTGCTCTCGGATGGCATGAATACGTGGTATAGCCCACATGACGCTTTTCAAGCGCCGCCATTGAACAACCGAAGTTGTAACAACCAATCATGCCGTGACGCAGAAACCCGACGAGAAGCTGATCTGGCCAAAGCGCAGGGGATCGAGATTTTCGTCATTCGGTATGGAAACGCGGCGCCTCCTCACGCGGTTGAGCTCTTGCGATACGTAGCTTCTTCGGCGCCCGGCACGGACGACCATTACTACAGCGCGCCCGGCCCTGCTGAGATTCCACAGGTGATGCGACGAATCGGGCGACGACTGGCCTTTCGTTTGTTGTCCTAA
- a CDS encoding alkaline phosphatase family protein: MSNKVVIVGLDGGAFSTLQPWMDAGHLPNLQRMMQTGVSGDLQSVIPPVTAPAWVSFMTGKNPGKHGVYYFTTRDKTTGREVPVSASSRTGKTLWELLSDSGKTVLVLNVPTTYPPTPVNGVLIADFLTPKGKRDFVYPNELLDEIESRFGPYPLYLKTPVFAANLSESNVESFLAELYQELRYKMAVMDYLMERYAPDFSMVHLWGTDRAQHELWNLFDANHPRYNAKLAARCQPKIIQYFSAVDAALGQLQQRLDEDTTLIVMSDHGFGPIHRFIDLNVWLLQHGFIAIKPTLVSQLRLWAWKLGITNELFLKLLLGLVKLGIRLPDRTPADAVNLVREDGFQPLLSLNDVDWSKTKAYAKFGLGQIVINLAGRDAKGSVQPGEEYRQVRDEIIERLKTLRDPDTGQLIGGEIYTKEDAYHGEFLDQAPDITFLPLENNYMANILVGFSTRRWIMDIPALFGNHRLNGIFIAQGQHLAKGRRLHGARIIDIAPTVLYLMGQKIPTDMDGAVLTEAFTDEFLNHQAIEWTEPSQSLATTAPSLTQDDEATIIERLKGLGYL; the protein is encoded by the coding sequence ATGTCAAATAAGGTTGTTATCGTTGGATTGGACGGTGGCGCGTTTTCGACTTTGCAACCGTGGATGGACGCCGGTCATCTGCCAAACCTGCAACGCATGATGCAGACCGGCGTCAGCGGCGACCTACAATCAGTCATTCCACCGGTGACGGCGCCCGCTTGGGTTTCGTTCATGACCGGAAAGAATCCAGGCAAACACGGCGTCTATTATTTCACTACGCGAGATAAGACGACGGGCCGAGAAGTCCCTGTCAGCGCTTCTTCGCGGACGGGCAAAACGCTCTGGGAACTGTTAAGCGACAGTGGTAAAACTGTCCTCGTGCTGAATGTGCCGACCACCTATCCGCCGACGCCGGTCAACGGCGTGCTGATTGCTGATTTCCTTACGCCGAAAGGTAAACGTGATTTCGTTTATCCCAACGAGCTGCTGGACGAGATCGAAAGCCGATTCGGCCCCTATCCGCTCTATCTGAAGACGCCGGTCTTCGCCGCCAATCTATCTGAATCAAATGTGGAGAGCTTCCTGGCCGAATTGTACCAAGAACTCCGCTACAAAATGGCGGTGATGGACTATTTGATGGAGCGGTACGCGCCTGATTTTTCGATGGTCCACCTGTGGGGAACTGACCGGGCGCAACATGAACTATGGAACTTATTCGACGCCAATCATCCGCGATATAACGCCAAGTTGGCAGCGCGTTGCCAGCCGAAGATCATTCAATACTTCTCGGCGGTGGATGCCGCGCTCGGCCAATTGCAGCAGCGATTGGATGAGGACACCACGCTGATTGTCATGTCCGATCACGGGTTCGGGCCGATTCACCGGTTCATTGATCTGAATGTTTGGCTGTTGCAGCATGGGTTCATCGCGATCAAGCCGACGCTCGTATCTCAGTTGCGATTGTGGGCTTGGAAATTGGGAATCACCAACGAATTGTTCTTGAAATTGCTGCTTGGCCTTGTCAAATTAGGAATACGCTTGCCCGATCGCACGCCGGCCGATGCCGTCAACCTTGTTCGTGAAGATGGGTTCCAACCGTTGCTCTCGCTCAATGATGTGGATTGGTCGAAAACAAAAGCCTATGCCAAGTTCGGCCTTGGCCAGATCGTCATCAATCTAGCTGGCCGCGACGCCAAAGGCTCTGTGCAGCCTGGCGAGGAGTACCGGCAGGTCCGCGATGAGATCATCGAGCGATTGAAGACATTGCGCGATCCAGACACCGGTCAACTGATCGGCGGAGAAATTTACACCAAGGAAGATGCCTATCACGGTGAGTTTCTCGACCAAGCGCCCGACATCACCTTCCTGCCGCTGGAGAACAATTACATGGCCAATATCCTGGTCGGCTTCAGCACACGGCGCTGGATCATGGATATTCCAGCGTTGTTTGGCAATCATCGGCTCAACGGCATCTTCATTGCGCAGGGTCAACACCTGGCCAAAGGACGCCGACTGCATGGCGCACGGATTATTGACATCGCGCCGACCGTGCTCTATTTGATGGGTCAAAAAATTCCGACCGACATGGACGGCGCTGTGCTCACCGAAGCGTTCACCGATGAGTTCCTCAACCATCAGGCAATTGAATGGACTGAGCCGAGCCAATCGCTGGCTACGACCGCGCCATCGTTGACACAGGACGATGAAGCGACCATCATCGAGCGATTGAAAGGACTCGGCTATTTATAG
- a CDS encoding ABC transporter permease: MNLTRVGALVMRYVFVYRRNKMRLVELFFWPLVDLLVWGYLTIFIQQTGQGALPRFITFLIGAMIFWDLLYRSQQGVTVSFLEDVWSRNLFNVFCAPVRLSEYIVGTFLVGLLRVGITLIPLLTLAWGLYHFNILDVGFWLIPFIVNLLVLGLTLGIVATALIIRYGDSVQVLAWAVPFFFQPFSAVFYPVDVLPSWMQAVAYALPSTYVFEGMRAVIQTGASSWQLLLMATGMNVAYLLLAMALLRRMFNLARDRGLLGKLGIQ; encoded by the coding sequence ATGAACCTGACGCGCGTCGGCGCGCTGGTCATGCGCTATGTGTTCGTTTATCGCCGCAACAAAATGCGGCTTGTTGAATTGTTTTTTTGGCCGCTGGTAGACCTCCTCGTCTGGGGCTATTTGACGATCTTCATTCAACAAACCGGGCAGGGGGCGTTGCCACGGTTCATCACGTTTCTGATTGGCGCGATGATTTTTTGGGACCTGCTCTACCGCTCGCAGCAGGGCGTGACCGTGTCGTTTCTGGAAGATGTCTGGTCACGCAATCTGTTCAATGTCTTCTGCGCGCCGGTGCGCTTATCCGAATACATCGTAGGCACGTTTTTGGTGGGATTACTGCGGGTTGGCATCACGCTGATTCCACTGCTGACGCTGGCCTGGGGACTGTACCACTTTAACATCCTGGACGTAGGATTTTGGCTCATTCCGTTTATCGTCAATTTGCTTGTGCTAGGACTGACGCTGGGCATCGTGGCCACAGCGTTGATTATCCGCTATGGCGATTCTGTGCAAGTACTGGCTTGGGCTGTGCCGTTTTTCTTCCAACCATTCTCTGCTGTGTTTTATCCGGTGGATGTGCTGCCATCGTGGATGCAGGCGGTTGCCTATGCGCTGCCCAGCACGTATGTCTTTGAAGGGATGCGGGCTGTGATTCAGACAGGCGCCAGTTCATGGCAACTGTTGTTGATGGCCACTGGTATGAATGTCGCCTACCTGCTCCTGGCGATGGCGCTGCTCAGACGTATGTTCAACCTGGCTCGTGATCGCGGCTTGTTGGGCAAGCTGGGTATCCAGTGA
- a CDS encoding NUDIX domain-containing protein, with product MNSISTVDQRRSASFRITCSVMLEQDGNLLLVQEADPAFYGKWNQPAGHLDPGETVFECALRETKEETGYEAQLTALQAIYFSIVGEQQTMNFCFRAQPLGPPGAFDHAEILATRWFSPQELRQMPRHHLRHRLTERRIEDWLRGLSSPLPTIVHLEPILAQLHPG from the coding sequence ATGAACAGCATCAGCACAGTGGATCAACGGCGCTCGGCTTCGTTTCGCATTACCTGTTCAGTCATGCTCGAGCAAGATGGCAACCTGTTGCTTGTACAGGAAGCCGATCCTGCTTTCTATGGGAAATGGAACCAACCGGCCGGCCATTTGGACCCTGGGGAAACGGTGTTTGAATGCGCGCTGCGCGAAACCAAAGAAGAGACCGGATATGAAGCTCAACTGACCGCGCTGCAAGCCATCTACTTTTCCATTGTGGGTGAGCAGCAGACGATGAATTTTTGTTTTCGCGCCCAACCGCTCGGCCCGCCGGGCGCATTTGATCATGCGGAAATCCTCGCCACGCGCTGGTTCAGTCCGCAAGAACTTCGACAGATGCCTCGTCACCACTTGCGTCACCGTCTGACCGAGCGGCGCATTGAGGATTGGCTCCGGGGTCTATCCAGCCCACTGCCCACGATTGTTCATCTTGAGCCGATTCTTGCCCAATTGCATCCAGGCTAA